In one Natronosalvus amylolyticus genomic region, the following are encoded:
- a CDS encoding sodium:solute symporter family protein yields MTLEIQLAIIVGYLLLALVIGLVAYRLTDRTAEDFYLASRTVGTIVLLFTTFATLLSAFTFFAGPNLAYLYGPEWILVMGVMDGLIFAVLWYVIGYKQWLLGQRHRYVTLGEMLGDRFASKRLRGIVAGASLFWLFPYVMLQQAGAGTALEALTEGAVPYAAGAGLITLFMILYVVLAGFRGIAWTDTLQGAFMLVTTWVALLWVLAVVGGPGVATSGLEATASEHLALGSAYYSPQFMLSTAITIGFGVAMFPQVNQRFFAAGSKEVLKRSFALWPILCLLLFVPAFMLGAWARGLETGISVAEIEAGGNVLPLILAEFTPTWFAALVIAGAMAAMMSSSDSMLLSGSSYFTRDLYRPFVESAVSPRREDVIARVGVVVFALSTFVASLYNPATLFELGDAAFSGFAQLALPVIVALYWRNTTRTGITVGIVGSQLFYLASVFTAVPSAYAGWSAGLVGMGVGLVLTVGVSLLTAPAADEQRAIYFEGLEGD; encoded by the coding sequence ATGACACTCGAGATACAACTCGCCATCATCGTCGGGTACCTGCTGCTGGCGCTGGTTATCGGCCTCGTCGCGTACCGACTGACCGACCGCACGGCCGAGGACTTCTATCTCGCCAGCCGAACCGTTGGCACCATCGTCTTGCTGTTTACGACGTTTGCAACCCTCCTGTCGGCGTTTACGTTCTTCGCAGGGCCGAACCTCGCGTATCTCTACGGGCCCGAATGGATTCTCGTCATGGGCGTGATGGACGGACTCATATTCGCCGTCCTCTGGTACGTTATCGGCTATAAACAGTGGTTACTCGGACAACGACATCGGTACGTCACCCTCGGCGAAATGCTCGGTGACCGCTTCGCCTCGAAACGACTGCGCGGTATCGTCGCCGGCGCAAGTCTCTTCTGGCTGTTCCCGTACGTCATGCTTCAGCAGGCCGGTGCGGGCACTGCACTCGAGGCCCTTACCGAGGGCGCCGTCCCGTACGCCGCCGGAGCCGGGTTAATTACGTTGTTTATGATTCTGTACGTCGTCCTCGCCGGATTTCGTGGCATCGCCTGGACCGATACGCTCCAGGGTGCGTTCATGCTCGTCACGACCTGGGTCGCCCTGCTCTGGGTGCTCGCCGTCGTCGGCGGGCCGGGCGTCGCGACGAGCGGCCTCGAAGCGACGGCGAGCGAACATCTCGCACTTGGTAGTGCCTACTATTCGCCGCAATTCATGCTCTCGACGGCGATCACGATTGGCTTCGGTGTCGCGATGTTTCCACAGGTCAATCAGCGCTTTTTCGCCGCTGGCTCGAAAGAAGTACTCAAACGCTCGTTCGCTCTCTGGCCGATCCTCTGTCTGTTGCTGTTCGTCCCGGCGTTCATGCTCGGGGCGTGGGCACGGGGGCTCGAGACAGGTATCAGTGTCGCTGAAATCGAGGCTGGCGGAAACGTCCTCCCGCTGATTCTGGCCGAGTTTACACCGACCTGGTTCGCCGCTCTCGTCATCGCCGGTGCGATGGCCGCGATGATGTCTTCTTCCGACTCGATGCTCCTTTCCGGGTCGTCGTATTTCACCCGTGACCTGTATCGCCCGTTCGTCGAATCGGCTGTTTCACCCCGCCGTGAAGACGTTATCGCCCGCGTTGGCGTCGTCGTCTTCGCGCTCTCGACGTTCGTCGCGAGCCTGTACAATCCGGCAACGCTGTTCGAGCTTGGTGATGCAGCGTTCAGTGGTTTCGCCCAGCTGGCACTACCAGTCATCGTTGCCCTCTACTGGCGAAATACCACTCGAACAGGCATCACCGTCGGCATCGTCGGCAGTCAGCTGTTTTACCTCGCGAGCGTCTTCACGGCGGTCCCGAGCGCCTACGCCGGCTGGTCGGCCGGTCTGGTGGGAATGGGGGTCGGGCTCGTCCTGACGGTAGGCGTCTCCCTGCTGACTGCACCGGCAGCCGACGAACAGCGCGCGATTTACTTCGAGGGCCTCGAGGGCGATTAA
- a CDS encoding DUF6293 family protein yields MQTHIVPVGFDYDRLIAPLVRDQYDVDRVILLEGAVGSEANVEYSRHLSQKLETDFQNLLGATTERFVLEDVYDYDEAFEQAYDLINDELDRGNEVWVNIAAMPRTVSFAFATAAHSLMVERQDEREHIHTYYTAPEKYLETELAEELREQATLLEDLLESTVEQGVESAAIEGHNADTQPDGDHFVAQLEGDRISTRLESARNLLAEFDERGTTIGAKEINGAHIVELPVASFSNVKPFEELILYKLGEDGEFESVSELAEALARELNEEYTDSFRSKVIYNVDRLGPGGKGYIEREEHGKSYRTRLSRIGELWVRAHSDSTPV; encoded by the coding sequence ATGCAAACCCACATCGTCCCGGTCGGCTTCGACTACGACCGGCTGATCGCGCCCCTGGTCCGCGATCAGTACGACGTCGACCGCGTCATCTTGCTCGAGGGCGCAGTCGGGAGCGAGGCTAACGTCGAGTACTCCCGTCACCTCTCACAGAAGCTCGAGACCGACTTCCAGAACCTGCTCGGAGCGACCACCGAACGGTTCGTCCTCGAGGACGTCTACGACTACGACGAGGCCTTCGAGCAGGCCTACGACCTGATCAACGACGAACTCGACCGAGGCAACGAGGTCTGGGTCAACATCGCCGCGATGCCCCGGACCGTGAGTTTCGCCTTCGCGACTGCGGCCCACTCGCTGATGGTCGAACGACAGGACGAACGCGAGCACATCCACACCTACTACACAGCCCCAGAGAAGTACCTCGAGACCGAGCTCGCCGAAGAACTTCGCGAGCAGGCAACCCTGCTCGAGGACCTCCTCGAGTCGACGGTCGAACAGGGCGTCGAATCGGCAGCCATCGAGGGTCACAACGCCGACACACAACCCGACGGTGACCACTTCGTCGCACAACTCGAGGGCGACCGAATCAGCACACGACTCGAGAGCGCGCGGAACCTCCTCGCGGAGTTCGACGAGCGTGGAACCACGATCGGGGCGAAAGAGATCAACGGTGCACACATCGTCGAACTGCCCGTTGCCTCCTTTTCGAACGTCAAGCCCTTCGAGGAACTCATCCTGTACAAACTGGGCGAAGACGGCGAGTTCGAGTCCGTCTCCGAACTGGCCGAAGCCCTCGCTCGAGAACTCAACGAAGAGTACACCGACAGTTTCCGTTCGAAAGTCATCTACAACGTCGACCGACTGGGTCCCGGTGGCAAAGGCTACATCGAGCGCGAAGAACACGGAAAGTCCTACCGAACGCGACTCTCGAGGATCGGGGAACTGTGGGTTCGTGCCCACTCCGATTCGACGCCCGTTTGA
- a CDS encoding efflux RND transporter permease subunit — translation MKSALADRYADGLVARSKLVVLVLLVLTAVVAAGAVVNETEDAGIGEFETDSEETAALEYIDERYETDDRVVAQIVVREEGGDVLTRESLLEGLRLQQDVRADPALNATLDDDGFVGLENVVATAAVFEDRAAEANGPPDRSQPTLEEQIAALESRSDEAVEALLADVLDPDAETRGQNPTDFLPQSYELGATTAESRIVFLFQIDDSEDGEDPQAAYDAHVEIESLFEQRFDDGFVFGQGITDAASASAVGDSFAIITPVALVLVLFVLGVTYRDVVDVLIGLVGIAVVMAWLAGLIGWLGIPTSQLLIAVPFLLIGLSIDYSLHVVMRYREARAGTLEEDGDGGSDDAELHLADGGVRGIHRGMALGLGGVVLALAAATFSTGVGFLSNVVSPLPAIQDFAILSAGGILATFIAFGIFVPALKVEVDSLLENRFGRNRAKPPFGVTPGPVNRALSSGVTLARRVPVAVILIAFLLAAGGAYGATGIDTEFNEADFLPQDAPEWAKSIPGPLSPGTYTIADDAEYLATNFQGQGEGSQSQVLLYGDPTDPDLLRAIEDARGTVDGEGTISLRSDGTAAVDGPLETLRRVAAEDETVATALEERDTTGDDIPDTDLAGLYDVLYDADPVAAASVLERSDDGSYESARLVVSVRGDAAAQTVADDTRSFASEIETRSSVTAVATGGPVTTAVIQDALLETLVQAFAVTLVVILVFLTALYWVRHRTFTLGIVTLAPVVAALAWLLGTMALLDLPFNSETAVITSLAIGLGVDYSIHLSERFVDERERRGSLEEALTATVTGTGGALLGSAATTAAGFGVLALALAPPLQRFGLVTGLAIIFAFIACLTVLPCLLVVRERVLERLSMGH, via the coding sequence GTGAAATCGGCGCTCGCCGACCGGTATGCCGATGGACTCGTTGCACGAAGCAAACTGGTCGTGCTCGTACTGTTGGTCCTGACTGCAGTCGTCGCGGCGGGCGCCGTCGTCAACGAGACCGAAGACGCTGGTATCGGCGAGTTCGAGACGGACTCCGAGGAAACGGCTGCGCTCGAGTACATCGACGAACGCTACGAGACTGACGACCGTGTCGTCGCCCAGATCGTCGTCCGTGAGGAGGGTGGTGACGTGCTCACACGCGAGTCGTTACTCGAGGGACTACGATTGCAACAGGACGTGCGGGCCGATCCCGCCCTGAACGCAACACTCGACGACGATGGCTTCGTCGGTCTCGAGAACGTCGTGGCGACGGCGGCCGTCTTCGAGGATAGGGCCGCCGAGGCGAACGGACCGCCCGACAGGAGTCAGCCGACCCTCGAGGAACAGATCGCTGCACTCGAGTCCCGATCGGACGAGGCCGTCGAAGCGCTGCTTGCGGACGTGCTCGACCCGGACGCCGAAACGCGGGGTCAGAACCCGACCGACTTCCTGCCACAGTCGTACGAACTGGGGGCCACGACGGCCGAGTCGCGAATCGTTTTCCTTTTCCAGATCGACGATAGCGAGGATGGCGAGGATCCACAGGCGGCCTACGACGCCCACGTGGAAATCGAGTCGCTGTTCGAACAGCGCTTCGACGACGGCTTCGTCTTCGGACAGGGGATAACCGACGCGGCCTCAGCGAGCGCCGTCGGTGACAGTTTCGCCATCATTACCCCAGTCGCGCTCGTGTTGGTGCTGTTCGTTCTGGGTGTCACCTACCGCGACGTCGTCGACGTGCTGATCGGACTGGTCGGTATCGCCGTCGTCATGGCCTGGCTCGCTGGCCTCATCGGCTGGCTAGGCATTCCGACAAGCCAACTCCTGATCGCTGTGCCGTTCCTCCTGATCGGCCTCTCTATCGACTACTCGTTACACGTCGTGATGCGGTATCGTGAGGCCCGGGCGGGCACCCTCGAGGAAGACGGCGACGGTGGATCTGACGACGCTGAGTTACACCTCGCCGACGGTGGCGTCAGGGGGATTCATCGCGGGATGGCACTCGGTCTCGGCGGTGTCGTCCTCGCACTCGCCGCGGCGACGTTTTCTACCGGGGTTGGTTTCCTTTCGAACGTAGTCAGCCCGCTGCCGGCGATTCAGGACTTCGCCATCCTGAGCGCCGGTGGCATTCTCGCCACGTTCATCGCGTTCGGGATCTTCGTCCCCGCGCTCAAAGTCGAGGTCGACTCGCTCCTCGAGAATCGCTTCGGTCGCAACCGGGCCAAACCACCTTTCGGCGTCACGCCGGGCCCCGTCAACCGCGCGCTCTCGAGTGGTGTCACGCTCGCTCGCAGGGTACCTGTCGCTGTCATCCTCATTGCGTTCTTACTCGCAGCAGGTGGTGCCTACGGCGCGACAGGTATCGATACCGAGTTCAACGAAGCAGATTTCCTCCCGCAGGACGCTCCCGAGTGGGCCAAATCGATACCCGGCCCGCTCTCGCCTGGCACCTATACCATCGCTGACGACGCTGAGTACCTTGCGACGAACTTCCAGGGCCAGGGTGAGGGCTCACAGTCACAGGTGCTGTTGTATGGTGATCCGACCGACCCCGATCTCCTTCGAGCAATCGAAGACGCCCGCGGAACCGTCGACGGGGAGGGGACGATTTCGCTCCGCTCGGACGGGACGGCCGCCGTCGATGGCCCCCTCGAGACGCTCCGACGCGTCGCTGCGGAGGACGAAACCGTGGCGACGGCGCTCGAGGAACGGGATACTACCGGTGACGACATTCCCGATACGGACCTGGCGGGCTTGTACGACGTGCTGTATGATGCCGACCCGGTTGCTGCTGCGAGCGTCCTCGAGCGATCCGACGACGGTAGCTACGAATCCGCTCGTCTCGTCGTCTCGGTTCGTGGCGACGCCGCCGCCCAGACGGTCGCCGACGACACGCGGTCGTTCGCGAGTGAAATCGAAACCCGTTCGTCGGTTACTGCCGTCGCGACTGGCGGCCCAGTTACCACGGCGGTCATTCAGGATGCCCTTCTCGAGACGCTCGTGCAGGCGTTTGCGGTCACGCTCGTCGTCATTCTGGTGTTTCTGACGGCGCTGTACTGGGTCCGCCATCGGACGTTCACACTCGGTATCGTCACGTTGGCACCCGTGGTCGCCGCACTCGCGTGGCTGCTTGGCACGATGGCACTGCTCGACCTTCCGTTTAACAGCGAGACGGCCGTCATTACGAGTCTCGCCATCGGCCTGGGAGTCGACTACAGTATTCACCTGAGCGAGCGCTTTGTCGACGAACGCGAACGACGTGGCTCGCTCGAGGAAGCGCTGACGGCGACAGTCACGGGGACCGGCGGGGCTTTACTCGGCAGCGCGGCGACGACGGCGGCCGGTTTCGGTGTGCTCGCGCTGGCACTCGCCCCACCGCTCCAGCGCTTTGGCCTGGTGACCGGTCTGGCGATCATCTTTGCGTTTATCGCCTGTCTCACCGTCTTGCCGTGTTTGCTGGTCGTCCGGGAACGCGTCCTCGAGCGGCTGTCGATGGGGCACTGA
- a CDS encoding valine--tRNA ligase: MESTAEDTLEGSYDPERIESAWQDAWVEAKTYRYEGEPGQDPNTTYAIDTPPPTVSGSLHMGHLYGHTLQDFAARFQRMANGDVLFPFGYDDNGIASERLTEKDLDIRHQDYERREFQQLCREVCETYEAEFTDKMQSLGTSIDWDHTYKTIEPRVQRISQLSFIDLYEQGREYRKKAPAIWCPECETAISQVETEDDERHSHFNDIAFELVGANPPREEFVISTTRPELIPACVSVFVHPDDEDNQDLVGETARIPLFGHEVPIIEDDRVDMEKGSGVVMCCTFGDQNDIEWYQAHDLPLRVAIDETATMTDLAGDYEGMHTEEARDAIVEDLEEAGYLRDRREIVHDVGVHERCDTPVEYRVSKQWYINVLDHKDEYLEAGEAMDWYPEKMFTRYRHWIEGLEWDWLISRQRDSGIPFPVWYCTDCDHEILAEKADLPVDPLSDEPPVDTCPECGNDTFEPEEDVFDTWATSSLTPLINAGWDWNEETESFEMSNPELYPFDLRPQGHDIISFWLFHTIVKCYEHTGEVPFDATLINGHVLDENREKMSKSRGNVVQPAEVLAEYPVDAVRFWAASAAVGDDFPFQEQDIVAGEKLLRKLWNASKLIDTLAPRNPPEPDEIEPIDRWLLAELDDTIETLTEHFEAYEFAKARNHLRTFFWNTFCDDYLEIAKTREDRPSTQYALRTAHRAFLLLWAPIIPHATEEIWQTVYADEDGTETFDSLHTEAWPEPAGYEADLEAGETAMEVISALRRYKSDRQLPLNASIDAVSVHGTLEGFETAIQDVTHVETLEVLEEPPEITTQVASIDLDYATVGPKYGAKVGDIDTGIESGEYEIDDDADVLRVAGEELESDLFEVELERTYSGDGVMIETDAAVVIIDDDTTE; the protein is encoded by the coding sequence ATGGAATCGACAGCCGAAGACACGCTCGAGGGGAGCTACGACCCCGAGCGAATCGAATCGGCCTGGCAGGACGCCTGGGTCGAGGCGAAAACGTACCGGTACGAGGGCGAACCCGGCCAGGACCCAAACACGACCTACGCCATCGACACCCCGCCGCCGACAGTTTCGGGGAGTTTGCACATGGGTCACCTGTACGGCCACACCCTCCAGGACTTCGCGGCCCGTTTCCAGCGGATGGCTAACGGCGATGTCCTCTTTCCCTTTGGCTACGACGACAACGGCATCGCCTCCGAGCGACTCACGGAGAAAGACCTCGACATCCGCCACCAGGATTACGAACGTCGAGAGTTCCAACAGCTCTGTCGAGAGGTCTGTGAAACGTACGAAGCCGAGTTCACCGACAAGATGCAGTCCCTCGGGACCTCTATCGACTGGGATCACACCTACAAGACGATCGAACCACGCGTCCAGCGTATCTCCCAACTCTCGTTCATCGACCTCTACGAACAGGGGCGAGAGTACCGCAAGAAAGCACCAGCAATCTGGTGCCCGGAGTGTGAAACCGCAATTTCGCAAGTCGAAACCGAGGACGACGAGCGCCACTCACATTTCAACGATATCGCGTTCGAATTGGTCGGAGCAAATCCGCCTCGAGAGGAGTTCGTCATCTCTACCACGCGTCCGGAACTGATTCCGGCCTGCGTCTCCGTGTTCGTGCACCCCGACGACGAAGACAATCAGGACCTCGTCGGCGAGACCGCACGGATCCCGCTGTTCGGTCACGAGGTCCCTATCATCGAAGACGACCGCGTCGACATGGAGAAAGGCAGCGGGGTCGTCATGTGCTGTACCTTCGGCGACCAGAACGACATCGAGTGGTACCAGGCCCACGACCTACCCCTGCGTGTCGCTATCGACGAAACCGCGACGATGACCGACCTCGCCGGCGATTACGAGGGAATGCACACCGAGGAGGCCCGCGACGCCATCGTCGAGGATCTCGAGGAAGCCGGCTATCTGCGCGACCGGCGCGAAATCGTCCACGACGTCGGGGTTCACGAGCGGTGTGATACGCCCGTCGAGTACCGCGTCTCCAAGCAGTGGTACATCAACGTCCTCGATCACAAAGACGAGTACCTCGAGGCTGGCGAAGCCATGGACTGGTACCCCGAAAAGATGTTTACCAGGTACCGTCACTGGATCGAAGGTCTCGAGTGGGACTGGCTGATCTCCCGCCAGCGAGATTCGGGGATTCCGTTCCCGGTCTGGTACTGTACCGACTGTGATCACGAGATTCTGGCCGAGAAAGCAGACCTGCCGGTCGACCCCCTCTCCGACGAGCCGCCGGTCGACACCTGTCCCGAGTGTGGGAACGACACCTTCGAACCCGAAGAGGACGTCTTCGACACCTGGGCAACCTCGTCGCTCACGCCGCTCATCAACGCTGGCTGGGACTGGAACGAGGAAACCGAGTCCTTCGAGATGTCCAACCCCGAACTCTACCCCTTCGACCTGCGACCACAGGGCCACGACATCATCTCGTTCTGGCTGTTCCACACCATCGTCAAGTGCTACGAACACACCGGCGAGGTGCCCTTCGACGCCACGCTGATCAACGGCCACGTCCTCGACGAGAACCGCGAGAAGATGTCCAAATCACGGGGCAACGTCGTCCAACCCGCCGAAGTCCTCGCGGAGTATCCCGTCGACGCCGTCCGGTTCTGGGCCGCCAGCGCCGCCGTCGGCGACGACTTCCCGTTCCAGGAACAGGACATCGTCGCCGGCGAGAAACTGTTGCGAAAGCTCTGGAACGCCTCGAAGCTCATCGACACGCTCGCACCGCGTAACCCACCAGAACCCGACGAAATCGAGCCGATCGATCGCTGGCTGCTCGCCGAACTCGACGACACCATCGAGACGCTGACCGAGCACTTCGAGGCCTACGAGTTCGCCAAAGCCCGCAACCACCTCAGGACGTTCTTCTGGAACACGTTCTGTGACGATTATCTCGAGATAGCGAAAACGCGTGAGGACCGGCCGTCGACACAGTACGCGCTGCGGACGGCCCATCGCGCGTTCTTGTTGTTGTGGGCACCGATTATTCCGCACGCGACCGAGGAGATATGGCAGACGGTGTACGCAGACGAGGACGGTACGGAGACCTTCGACAGTCTCCACACCGAAGCGTGGCCCGAGCCAGCGGGCTACGAAGCCGACCTCGAGGCTGGTGAGACGGCGATGGAGGTTATTTCTGCGCTCCGTCGGTACAAATCCGACCGCCAGTTACCACTGAACGCCTCCATCGATGCCGTTTCCGTCCACGGTACCCTCGAAGGCTTCGAAACAGCCATTCAGGACGTGACCCACGTCGAGACGCTCGAGGTGCTCGAGGAACCACCAGAGATTACGACCCAGGTGGCCTCGATAGACCTCGACTACGCCACGGTCGGTCCGAAATACGGCGCCAAAGTCGGCGATATCGACACCGGTATCGAAAGCGGCGAGTACGAAATCGACGACGATGCCGACGTCCTCCGCGTGGCCGGCGAGGAACTCGAGAGCGACCTGTTCGAGGTCGAACTCGAGCGAACGTACTCCGGCGACGGCGTAATGATCGAGACGGATGCTGCCGTGGTCATTATCGACGACGACACTACGGAGTAA
- a CDS encoding DUF7344 domain-containing protein — MKTDTFPNQGSAKQPSPPPNTVFRLLLDERRRQLLRILRQSVGVYTLTDLVDHLELLEDKKASGSEIECSLVHVHLPVLEEAGIVQYDTAMGTVKPTEKVRSLEPYLELSAPHDRQTAD; from the coding sequence ATGAAAACAGATACTTTCCCCAACCAGGGCAGTGCAAAACAGCCGTCACCCCCGCCAAACACGGTATTTCGGCTGTTACTCGACGAGCGCAGACGCCAGCTGTTACGAATCCTCAGGCAATCGGTTGGAGTCTATACCCTAACGGACCTGGTCGACCACCTCGAACTACTCGAGGATAAGAAGGCGTCAGGAAGCGAAATCGAATGTAGCCTCGTGCACGTTCATCTCCCAGTACTCGAGGAAGCCGGCATCGTTCAGTACGATACGGCGATGGGAACGGTCAAACCGACGGAAAAAGTCCGTTCGCTCGAGCCATACCTCGAGTTATCGGCGCCTCACGACCGTCAAACGGCCGATTGA
- a CDS encoding DUF1405 domain-containing protein, giving the protein MTASAPLPERPQLPKYLAPLPARLENFGLRYAWVIVAINLAGTGFGFWYYQGQLAGTPMVMWPFVPDSPLATLAIALAIAAWKLGHELPWLTAIAFFGNIILGLWTPYTLLAFYDAYSYHHPLMFQFLFWSHLAMVVQAFVLYRITSFPVWAIAVATGYYAINLVVDYFIPIIGEPHHTPIPLERDESVFLGADALGVIAAGEVTFTLLALFLAMATRAKLCELSDYDASRH; this is encoded by the coding sequence ATGACTGCGAGTGCGCCACTCCCGGAGCGACCACAGCTGCCGAAGTATCTCGCTCCGCTGCCCGCTCGTCTCGAAAATTTTGGGCTTCGCTACGCGTGGGTCATCGTGGCGATCAACCTTGCTGGAACCGGCTTTGGGTTCTGGTATTATCAGGGCCAGTTGGCAGGAACACCGATGGTAATGTGGCCGTTCGTGCCGGACAGTCCGCTGGCGACGCTCGCCATCGCACTGGCGATCGCCGCCTGGAAACTCGGCCACGAACTGCCCTGGCTCACGGCGATTGCGTTCTTCGGAAACATCATACTTGGACTGTGGACGCCGTACACCCTGCTCGCGTTTTACGATGCCTACAGCTATCACCATCCGCTCATGTTTCAGTTCCTGTTCTGGAGTCACCTTGCAATGGTCGTTCAGGCGTTCGTGCTCTACCGAATTACGTCGTTTCCGGTGTGGGCCATCGCCGTCGCAACCGGCTATTACGCGATCAATCTCGTCGTCGATTACTTTATTCCCATCATCGGCGAACCCCACCACACGCCGATTCCGCTCGAGCGAGACGAGTCGGTGTTTCTCGGGGCGGATGCGCTCGGTGTTATCGCGGCTGGCGAAGTGACTTTTACCTTACTCGCGCTGTTTCTTGCGATGGCGACGCGCGCAAAACTGTGTGAGCTATCCGATTACGACGCTTCCCGCCATTGA
- the pdxS gene encoding pyridoxal 5'-phosphate synthase lyase subunit PdxS has translation MPESTDLEELRRGTDLVKRGFARMQKGGVIMDVVDPEQAKIAEDAGAVAVMALEAVPADIRKRGGVARMADPADVEEIVNSVSIPVMGKARIGHRTEAQILEAVGVDMIDESEVLTPADNDYHIDKRDFTAPFVCGARNLGEALRRIDEGAAMIRTKGEAGTGDVNQAVYHQRTIKGEIRKLEGMTHEEREAYAREIEANADLVHEAADMGRLPVVNFAAGGIATPADAALMMTHDCDGIFVGSGIFGAENPPEMAEAIVEAVNHWDDPEALFEISKNLGKSMKGDANVDLPEEEKMQGRGV, from the coding sequence ATGCCCGAGTCAACCGATCTCGAGGAACTTCGACGCGGTACCGATCTCGTCAAGCGAGGCTTCGCCCGGATGCAAAAAGGCGGCGTCATCATGGACGTCGTCGATCCCGAACAGGCCAAAATCGCCGAAGACGCCGGCGCCGTCGCCGTCATGGCCCTCGAAGCCGTCCCCGCCGACATCCGAAAACGCGGCGGCGTCGCCCGCATGGCCGATCCCGCAGACGTCGAGGAAATCGTCAACTCGGTCTCGATTCCCGTCATGGGCAAAGCGCGTATCGGGCACCGGACCGAAGCCCAGATTCTCGAAGCCGTCGGCGTCGACATGATCGACGAGAGCGAGGTCCTCACGCCCGCCGACAACGACTACCACATCGATAAACGCGACTTTACCGCCCCGTTCGTCTGTGGTGCGCGCAACCTTGGGGAAGCCCTGCGACGGATCGACGAGGGTGCAGCCATGATCCGCACCAAAGGCGAAGCCGGCACCGGCGACGTCAACCAGGCCGTCTACCACCAGCGCACGATCAAGGGCGAAATCCGCAAGCTCGAGGGGATGACCCACGAGGAGCGCGAGGCCTACGCCCGCGAAATCGAAGCTAACGCCGACCTGGTCCACGAGGCCGCCGACATGGGCCGACTGCCCGTCGTCAACTTCGCCGCTGGCGGTATCGCGACGCCCGCCGACGCCGCACTCATGATGACCCACGACTGTGACGGCATCTTCGTCGGCAGTGGGATCTTCGGCGCCGAGAATCCACCCGAGATGGCCGAAGCGATCGTCGAAGCAGTCAACCACTGGGACGACCCCGAGGCGCTGTTCGAGATTTCGAAGAACCTCGGCAAGTCCATGAAAGGCGACGCCAACGTCGACCTTCCCGAAGAAGAGAAGATGCAGGGCCGGGGCGTCTAA